One segment of Synechococcus sp. MU1617 DNA contains the following:
- a CDS encoding aldo/keto reductase produces MSMVEPKLCLGTAQFGQNYGITNQESAINEDEAYKLLQIAAKHEINHVDTALCYGRSQEIIGNIKKDIELHITSKIKINDGNEKVSDIRAKWDIDLNNTLESLKINKLDTLLIHDTGDASPEKIKAFSRWIEKQKESNRLNRAGVSIYDGKEIDRIPRELLEVVQLPMSIYDQRVIDNGTIEKLIQTGSSIQIRSIFMQGLLLQPEKRWPGWIDETTKSHHKKYVSQIESLGSSLLDQAVTFAKMQNYAESVLIGVSTVKDFEEIIKAWQKDIELEKVVTYETWKVKDSRIVDPRNWPK; encoded by the coding sequence ATGTCGATGGTTGAACCAAAACTTTGCTTGGGTACAGCACAATTCGGGCAAAATTATGGAATAACAAACCAAGAGTCAGCAATAAATGAAGATGAGGCCTATAAGCTGCTTCAAATAGCGGCAAAGCATGAGATAAATCACGTAGACACCGCATTGTGCTATGGAAGATCACAGGAAATTATTGGAAACATAAAAAAGGATATAGAGCTGCATATAACAAGTAAAATCAAGATAAACGACGGGAATGAAAAAGTAAGTGATATCAGAGCAAAATGGGACATAGATTTAAACAACACGCTTGAAAGCCTCAAAATAAACAAACTAGACACGTTATTAATACATGATACGGGTGATGCGAGCCCAGAGAAAATTAAGGCGTTCAGTCGATGGATTGAAAAACAAAAAGAGAGCAATAGGTTGAACCGTGCAGGTGTATCTATATACGATGGGAAGGAAATAGACAGAATACCAAGAGAATTGCTAGAAGTCGTACAGCTACCAATGTCAATTTATGACCAAAGGGTAATAGATAATGGGACAATAGAAAAGCTAATACAGACGGGAAGTAGCATTCAAATTAGAAGTATATTTATGCAAGGATTGCTACTACAGCCAGAAAAGAGGTGGCCTGGCTGGATAGACGAAACAACAAAAAGTCATCACAAGAAATACGTGAGTCAAATTGAAAGCCTGGGAAGCAGCCTTCTTGATCAAGCAGTAACTTTTGCAAAAATGCAAAACTACGCAGAGTCAGTATTGATTGGTGTCAGCACAGTGAAGGATTTCGAAGAAATAATTAAAGCCTGGCAGAAGGACATAGAACTGGAAAAGGTTGTAACGTACGAAACATGGAAGGTGAAAGATAGTCGTATAGTAGATCCAAGAAATTGGCCAAAATGA
- the pseB gene encoding UDP-N-acetylglucosamine 4,6-dehydratase (inverting): MKQVLITGGTGSFGKAFVSNVLETCETIERLVVFSRDELKQWEMQQHFPEKRYPQLRFFLGDIRDRERLKRAMEGIDTVIHAAALKQVPAAEYNPIEFINTNVLGSENVVQACMDTEVKNVVALSTDKAAAPINLYGATKLCSDKLFIAANNIKGSRDLKFSVVRYGNVMGSRGSVIPFFLKKAKEGTLPITDASMTRFNISLDQGVEMVRWALLNAEGGELFVPKIPSYKITDVAEAIGPNCKKEIVGVRPGEKIHEEMITRSDSATTVRMGKYFAILPSDGKLLERYIKEKENTNKVQEGFSYNSGENEDFLTPEEIRRLIKQNIDKDFEPV; the protein is encoded by the coding sequence ATGAAGCAAGTATTGATCACAGGCGGGACCGGAAGCTTCGGAAAAGCGTTTGTGTCTAACGTGCTGGAAACATGCGAAACGATTGAGAGATTAGTAGTCTTCAGCAGAGACGAATTGAAACAATGGGAAATGCAACAACATTTTCCAGAAAAAAGATATCCACAACTTAGGTTTTTTCTTGGGGATATTAGAGACCGAGAAAGACTAAAAAGAGCAATGGAGGGAATAGACACAGTGATTCATGCAGCTGCGTTAAAGCAAGTTCCAGCAGCAGAATACAATCCCATCGAATTCATAAATACAAACGTTTTAGGAAGCGAAAATGTCGTTCAAGCCTGTATGGATACAGAAGTAAAAAATGTGGTTGCACTAAGCACAGACAAAGCTGCAGCGCCGATAAATCTGTACGGCGCAACAAAGCTATGCTCAGACAAACTATTTATAGCAGCGAATAACATCAAAGGAAGCAGAGACCTCAAATTTTCGGTTGTAAGGTACGGAAACGTGATGGGATCAAGAGGATCAGTCATACCATTTTTCTTAAAAAAAGCGAAAGAGGGAACACTACCAATAACTGACGCTTCTATGACGAGATTCAATATATCCTTGGATCAAGGGGTAGAAATGGTGAGATGGGCATTATTAAATGCCGAAGGCGGCGAGCTTTTTGTGCCCAAAATACCCAGCTATAAAATAACGGACGTAGCAGAAGCGATTGGACCTAACTGTAAAAAGGAGATTGTAGGAGTCAGGCCAGGTGAAAAAATCCACGAAGAAATGATCACACGATCCGATAGCGCAACGACTGTACGCATGGGTAAGTACTTTGCAATATTGCCAAGCGATGGAAAACTACTAGAGAGATACATAAAGGAGAAGGAAAACACCAATAAAGTGCAAGAAGGTTTTTCATACAATTCAGGGGAAAACGAAGACTTCCTCACGCCTGAAGAAATCAGAAGACTTATAAAGCAGAATATCGACAAGGATTTCGAGCCCGTCTGA
- the tkt gene encoding transketolase produces the protein MVAAPASLDTLCINSIRMLAVDAINKSNSGHPGLPMGCAPMGYALWDKFLKHNPKNPKWFNRDRFVLSAGHGCMLLYALLHLTGYDSVTIEDIKQFRQWGSKTPGHPETFETPGVEVTTGPLGAGISNAVGLAIAESHLAAKFNKADTTVVDHYTYVVMGDGCNQEGVSSEAASLAGHLKLGKLIALYDDNSITIDGRTDVSFTEDVLKRYEAYGWHVQHVAEGNTNIDAIAKAIEAAKAVTDKPSIIKVTTTIGYGSPNKADTAGVHGAALGEEEAALTRQQLGWDYAPFEIPQDAYDQFRKAVDRGASLEAEWNQTLATYRTKYPTEAAEFERMLRGELPEGWDKDLPTYTPEDGGQATRKHSQICLGALGPNLPELIGGSADLTHSNYTDIKGETGSYQASSPEKRYLHFGVREHAMAAILNGIAYHNSGLIPYGGTFLVFADYMRGSMRLSALSELGVIYVLTHDSIGVGEDGPTHQPIETIPSLRAMPNMLVFRPGDGNETSGAYKLAIQNRKRPSALCLSRQGMANQANSSIDKVALGGYVLEDCASTPDLILIGTGTELDLCVQAAKQLTAEGKKVRVVSMPCVELFDEQTDAYKEEVLPNTVRKRMVVEAAESFGWHRFIGLDGDSVTMNRFGASAPGGTCLKEFGFTVENVVAKAKELMG, from the coding sequence ATGGTCGCTGCGCCCGCGTCACTCGACACGCTCTGCATCAACAGCATTCGGATGCTGGCTGTCGACGCCATCAACAAGTCCAACAGCGGCCACCCCGGCCTGCCGATGGGCTGCGCACCCATGGGTTACGCGCTCTGGGACAAGTTCCTCAAGCACAACCCCAAGAACCCCAAGTGGTTCAACCGCGACCGCTTCGTGCTCTCGGCTGGTCACGGCTGCATGTTGCTCTACGCGCTGCTGCATCTCACCGGTTACGACTCGGTGACGATCGAAGACATCAAGCAGTTCCGCCAGTGGGGCTCCAAGACTCCTGGTCACCCCGAAACCTTTGAAACCCCCGGCGTTGAAGTGACCACCGGCCCCCTGGGTGCCGGCATCTCCAACGCTGTGGGTCTGGCCATCGCTGAATCCCACCTGGCCGCCAAGTTCAACAAGGCCGACACCACCGTGGTGGATCACTACACCTACGTGGTGATGGGTGACGGCTGCAACCAAGAAGGTGTCTCCTCCGAGGCTGCTTCCCTGGCCGGCCACCTGAAGCTGGGCAAGCTGATTGCTCTGTATGACGACAACAGCATCACCATCGACGGCCGCACCGACGTGTCCTTCACCGAGGACGTACTGAAGCGCTACGAGGCCTACGGCTGGCACGTGCAGCACGTAGCCGAGGGCAACACCAATATCGATGCCATCGCCAAAGCGATTGAGGCCGCCAAGGCCGTGACCGACAAGCCGTCGATCATCAAGGTGACCACCACCATCGGCTACGGCTCGCCCAACAAGGCCGATACAGCCGGTGTGCACGGTGCGGCACTGGGTGAAGAGGAAGCCGCTCTGACCCGTCAGCAACTGGGATGGGACTACGCCCCCTTCGAAATCCCCCAGGACGCCTACGACCAGTTCCGCAAGGCCGTCGACCGTGGCGCCAGCCTCGAGGCCGAGTGGAACCAGACCCTGGCCACCTACCGCACCAAATACCCCACCGAGGCCGCCGAGTTCGAGCGGATGCTGCGCGGTGAGCTGCCCGAGGGTTGGGACAAAGACCTGCCTACTTACACACCCGAAGACGGTGGCCAGGCCACCCGCAAGCACTCTCAGATCTGTCTGGGTGCCCTCGGCCCCAACCTTCCCGAACTGATTGGCGGCTCCGCTGACCTCACCCACTCCAACTACACCGACATCAAGGGCGAGACCGGCTCCTATCAGGCCAGTAGCCCGGAGAAGCGCTACCTACACTTCGGTGTGCGCGAGCACGCCATGGCCGCCATCCTCAACGGCATCGCTTATCACAACAGTGGCCTGATCCCCTACGGCGGCACCTTCCTGGTGTTTGCGGACTACATGCGTGGTTCCATGCGCCTGTCGGCCCTGAGTGAGCTGGGTGTGATCTACGTGCTCACCCACGACTCCATCGGTGTGGGCGAAGACGGCCCCACCCACCAGCCGATCGAAACCATCCCCTCCCTGCGGGCGATGCCGAACATGCTGGTGTTCCGTCCTGGCGACGGCAACGAAACCAGCGGTGCCTACAAGCTGGCGATCCAAAACCGCAAGCGCCCCAGCGCGCTCTGCCTCAGCCGCCAGGGCATGGCCAACCAGGCGAACTCCTCCATCGACAAGGTGGCCCTCGGTGGCTACGTGCTAGAGGACTGCGCAAGCACTCCCGATCTGATTCTGATTGGCACAGGTACCGAGCTGGACCTATGCGTCCAGGCGGCCAAGCAGCTCACCGCTGAAGGCAAGAAGGTGCGCGTAGTCTCCATGCCTTGCGTTGAGCTGTTCGACGAACAAACCGATGCCTACAAGGAAGAGGTGCTCCCCAACACTGTGCGCAAGCGGATGGTGGTGGAAGCCGCTGAATCCTTCGGCTGGCACCGTTTCATCGGACTCGATGGCGACAGTGTGACCATGAACCGTTTCGGTGCTTCCGCCCCCGGCGGCACGTGCCTCAAGGAATTCGGCTTCACGGTGGAGAACGTAGTAGCCAAAGCGAAGGAACTGATGGGCTGA
- the fabF gene encoding beta-ketoacyl-ACP synthase II, with protein sequence MVDGLHRVVITGLGAVTPIGNTVQDYWNGLTSGRNGVEAITLFDASEHACRFAAEVKDFDPSGFIEPKEAKRWDRFCKFGVVAAKQAVAHAGLEINDANADRIGTIIGSGVGGLLTMETQAHVLEGRGPGRVSPFTVPMMIPNMATGLAAIALGTKGPSSAVATACAAGSNAVGDAFRLLQLGKADAMVCGGAESAITPLGVAGFASAKALSFRNDDPATASRPFDKERDGFVIGEGAGVLVLETLEHAQARGATILGEVVGYGMTCDAHHITSPTPGGVGGAEAMRLALDDGGIDPSEIDYVNAHGTSTPANDKNETSAIKSALGDRALQIPVSSTKSMTGHLLGGSGGIEAVACVLALQHGIVPPTINHTTPDPDCDLDVVPNQARDQTLGTVLSNSFGFGGHNVCLAFKRAN encoded by the coding sequence ATGGTGGATGGTCTCCATCGCGTCGTCATTACCGGCCTCGGCGCGGTCACACCGATCGGCAACACGGTTCAGGACTACTGGAACGGCCTCACCTCCGGCAGGAACGGAGTGGAGGCCATCACCCTGTTCGATGCATCCGAGCACGCCTGCCGCTTTGCGGCGGAGGTGAAGGATTTCGATCCGTCCGGCTTCATCGAACCGAAGGAAGCCAAGCGCTGGGATCGGTTCTGCAAGTTCGGAGTGGTAGCGGCCAAACAAGCCGTTGCCCATGCCGGCCTTGAGATCAACGACGCGAATGCGGATCGGATCGGCACGATCATCGGTTCCGGCGTCGGCGGTCTGCTGACGATGGAAACGCAGGCCCACGTACTGGAGGGTCGCGGCCCTGGGCGGGTGAGCCCGTTCACGGTGCCGATGATGATTCCCAACATGGCCACGGGCCTTGCCGCCATTGCTTTAGGCACCAAGGGGCCCAGCTCTGCGGTGGCCACGGCCTGCGCTGCCGGCTCCAATGCCGTTGGCGATGCCTTCCGGCTGCTGCAGCTGGGCAAAGCCGACGCGATGGTCTGCGGTGGCGCCGAATCAGCGATCACCCCGCTGGGGGTGGCCGGCTTCGCCAGCGCCAAGGCCCTGTCGTTCCGCAACGACGATCCGGCCACGGCCAGCCGTCCGTTCGACAAGGAGCGGGATGGCTTTGTGATCGGAGAGGGCGCCGGCGTGCTGGTGCTCGAAACCCTCGAGCATGCCCAGGCCCGTGGCGCCACGATCCTCGGCGAAGTGGTGGGTTACGGAATGACCTGCGATGCCCACCACATCACCTCACCCACGCCGGGCGGCGTCGGCGGCGCCGAAGCCATGCGCCTGGCCCTGGACGATGGCGGGATTGATCCTTCGGAGATCGATTACGTCAACGCCCACGGCACCAGCACCCCGGCGAATGACAAAAACGAAACCTCGGCGATCAAAAGCGCCCTGGGTGATCGGGCACTGCAGATTCCGGTGAGCTCCACCAAATCCATGACCGGTCACTTGCTGGGTGGCTCCGGCGGCATCGAAGCCGTGGCCTGCGTGCTGGCGCTGCAACACGGCATCGTTCCCCCCACGATCAACCACACCACCCCGGACCCAGACTGTGATCTGGATGTCGTGCCCAATCAGGCGCGGGATCAGACACTGGGGACCGTCTTGTCCAACTCCTTCGGCTTCGGCGGCCACAACGTCTGCCTGGCTTTCAAACGCGCCAACTGA
- the acpP gene encoding acyl carrier protein: MSQEAILEKVRSIVAEQLSVDSGEVKPESNFQNDLGADSLDTVELVMALEEAFDIEIPDEAAEGITTVGDAVKYIEDKQA; encoded by the coding sequence ATGTCTCAGGAAGCGATTCTCGAAAAGGTGCGCTCGATCGTTGCGGAGCAACTGAGCGTTGACTCCGGCGAAGTGAAGCCCGAATCCAACTTCCAGAACGATCTGGGTGCTGATTCTCTGGACACCGTGGAACTCGTGATGGCCCTGGAAGAGGCTTTCGACATCGAGATCCCTGACGAAGCAGCTGAAGGCATCACCACCGTTGGCGACGCCGTCAAGTACATCGAAGACAAGCAGGCCTGA
- the psaC gene encoding photosystem I iron-sulfur center protein PsaC has product MSHAVKIYDTCIGCTQCVRACPLDVLEMVPWDGCKAGQIASSPRTEDCVGCKRCETACPTDFLSIRVYLGDETTRSMGLAY; this is encoded by the coding sequence ATGTCCCACGCCGTCAAGATCTACGACACCTGCATCGGCTGCACCCAATGTGTGCGTGCCTGCCCTCTCGACGTGCTTGAGATGGTGCCCTGGGACGGATGCAAGGCTGGCCAGATTGCTTCGTCCCCCCGCACCGAAGATTGCGTGGGTTGCAAGCGTTGTGAAACGGCCTGCCCCACCGACTTCCTCAGCATTCGCGTTTACCTGGGCGATGAGACCACCCGCTCGATGGGTCTGGCCTACTGA
- the glmS gene encoding glutamine--fructose-6-phosphate transaminase (isomerizing), giving the protein MCGIVALVGSREAAPQLLEGLRQLEYRGYDSAGIATVAAQGQLTCLRAKGKLRNLTACFDAEGAPGQCGIGHTRWATHGKPEERNAHPHRSSDGAVAVVQNGIIENHRALREQLEAAGVEFQSETDTEVIPHLLAAELQQLQAEARIPGGGLLLEALQRVLPKLQGAYALAVIWDQAPGALVVARKAAPLLIGLGEGEFLCASDTPALAGFTRTILPMEDGEVALLSPLGVELYDAAGVRQQRMPTQLSGVDHVADKREFRHFMLKEIHEQPETAELWVTRHLPQGLPVEQPVALPLDDAFYAGIERIQILACGTSRHAALVGAYLLEQFAGIPTSVHYASEFRYSPPPLAPHTLTIGVTQSGETADTLAALAMEAERRLAHGDPAFAPRQLGVTNRPESSLSRQVPHILDIGAGIEVGVAATKTFLGQLLAFYGLAMAFAARRGARPAAEIKALADELRSLPQQLRQLLALHDERSAALAHRFADTQDVIFLGRGINYPIALEGALKLKEISYIHAEGYPAGEMKHGPIALLDSRVPVVSIAVPGVVFEKVLSNAQEAKARDAQLIGVAPQGPDTDLFDELLPVPSVSEWISPLLTVVPMQLLSYHIAAHRGLDVDQPRNLAKSVTVE; this is encoded by the coding sequence ATGTGCGGAATCGTTGCCCTGGTCGGCTCCCGAGAAGCGGCGCCTCAGCTCCTGGAGGGCCTGCGGCAGTTGGAGTATCGCGGTTACGACTCCGCTGGGATTGCCACGGTGGCCGCCCAGGGGCAGCTGACCTGCCTGCGGGCCAAGGGCAAGCTGCGCAACCTCACCGCTTGTTTTGACGCAGAAGGGGCTCCCGGCCAATGCGGCATCGGCCACACCCGCTGGGCCACCCATGGCAAGCCGGAAGAGCGCAATGCCCACCCGCACCGCAGCAGCGATGGCGCGGTGGCTGTGGTGCAGAACGGAATCATTGAGAACCATCGGGCCCTGCGGGAGCAGCTTGAGGCTGCAGGAGTGGAGTTCCAGTCGGAAACAGACACCGAGGTGATCCCGCACCTCTTGGCAGCTGAGCTGCAGCAACTACAGGCCGAAGCCCGAATACCCGGGGGTGGCTTGTTGCTGGAGGCTTTGCAGCGGGTGCTTCCCAAGCTGCAGGGGGCCTACGCCCTGGCGGTGATCTGGGATCAGGCGCCAGGGGCGTTGGTGGTGGCCCGCAAGGCGGCCCCGCTGTTGATCGGTTTGGGGGAAGGGGAATTTCTCTGTGCCAGCGACACACCGGCCTTGGCGGGCTTCACACGCACGATCCTGCCGATGGAAGACGGCGAGGTGGCCCTGCTCTCACCTCTGGGTGTGGAGCTCTACGACGCCGCAGGGGTGCGCCAACAACGCATGCCCACCCAGCTCAGCGGTGTGGACCACGTGGCCGACAAGCGCGAGTTCCGCCACTTCATGCTCAAGGAAATCCACGAGCAACCGGAGACGGCCGAGCTTTGGGTGACCCGTCATCTGCCCCAGGGATTGCCGGTTGAGCAGCCCGTGGCGCTGCCGCTGGACGATGCCTTTTACGCCGGCATTGAGCGGATTCAGATCCTGGCCTGCGGCACCAGCCGTCACGCTGCGCTGGTGGGGGCTTATTTGCTGGAGCAGTTCGCCGGGATCCCCACGTCGGTGCACTACGCCAGTGAATTCCGCTATTCCCCGCCCCCGCTGGCCCCCCACACCCTCACCATCGGGGTAACCCAGTCCGGTGAAACGGCAGACACCCTCGCCGCCCTGGCCATGGAGGCGGAGCGGCGTCTGGCCCATGGGGATCCGGCCTTTGCGCCCCGCCAGCTGGGGGTAACCAACCGACCGGAAAGCTCCCTCTCGCGCCAGGTGCCCCACATCCTCGACATCGGGGCCGGTATTGAGGTCGGCGTGGCGGCCACCAAGACGTTCCTCGGTCAGCTCTTGGCCTTCTATGGCCTCGCGATGGCCTTTGCCGCCCGGCGTGGCGCTCGCCCCGCGGCGGAGATCAAGGCCCTGGCGGATGAACTCCGCAGCCTGCCCCAGCAGCTGCGCCAGTTGTTGGCGCTGCACGATGAGCGCTCAGCCGCCCTGGCCCATCGCTTCGCCGACACCCAGGACGTGATTTTCCTGGGCCGGGGAATCAATTACCCGATCGCCCTTGAGGGGGCCTTGAAGCTCAAGGAGATCAGCTACATCCATGCCGAGGGCTACCCGGCCGGAGAGATGAAGCATGGTCCGATTGCTCTGCTCGATTCCCGCGTACCGGTGGTGTCGATCGCTGTCCCCGGTGTGGTGTTCGAGAAGGTGCTCAGCAATGCGCAAGAGGCCAAGGCCCGCGATGCCCAATTGATCGGTGTGGCGCCCCAAGGGCCCGACACCGATCTGTTTGATGAATTGCTGCCGGTGCCTTCCGTGAGCGAGTGGATCAGCCCTCTGCTCACCGTGGTGCCGATGCAGTTGCTGAGTTATCACATCGCAGCTCATCGCGGCCTGGATGTGGATCAACCCCGCAACCTGGCCAAGAGCGTCACGGTGGAGTGA
- a CDS encoding mannose-1-phosphate guanylyltransferase/mannose-6-phosphate isomerase, with amino-acid sequence MAATPLIPVILCGGTGTRLWPLSRASYPKQYWPLSGDGEATLLQQTQQRLNGLEALAAPLLLCNEDHRFIVAEQMRQIGVEPNAILLEPMGRNTAPAVTVAALQATASGDDPLLLVLAADHLIRDAAQFRQAIDAGRKPAEEGRLVTFGIVPTAPETGYGYIEASEPFSLGGPAHVPIKRFVEKPDQATAEQLLATGRFTWNSGMFLFRASAMLAELERLAPEVVSCCRAALEQDTADLEFHRLEREAFAKCPNVAIDVAVMEKTELGSVLPLDAGWSDVGSWSALWETSENRDSQGNVVQGHVIAEGSRNCYLRSEHRLVVGLGVENLVVVETDDAVLIADRSKAQEIKTVVKQLEAAGSPEGKAHRKIYRPWGHYTGVTEGTRWQVKRISVKPGASLSLQMHHHRAEHWVVVKGTALVERDGSEQLVGENQSTYIPMGCKHRLSNPGRIPVELIEVQSGEYLGEDDIVRFQDRYGRSDLSSSDLSMNAS; translated from the coding sequence ATGGCCGCCACACCGCTGATTCCTGTGATCCTTTGCGGAGGAACCGGCACACGGCTGTGGCCTCTATCTCGGGCGAGTTACCCCAAGCAGTACTGGCCGTTAAGTGGTGACGGCGAAGCGACGCTGCTGCAACAGACCCAGCAACGCCTCAATGGCCTGGAGGCCCTCGCGGCTCCGCTGTTGCTCTGCAACGAAGATCACCGCTTCATCGTGGCCGAGCAAATGCGCCAGATCGGCGTGGAGCCCAACGCGATCCTGCTGGAACCGATGGGCCGCAACACCGCCCCGGCGGTGACGGTGGCCGCACTACAAGCCACGGCCAGCGGCGACGACCCGCTGCTGCTGGTGCTGGCGGCGGATCACCTAATCCGCGATGCCGCCCAATTCCGCCAGGCCATCGACGCCGGCCGCAAGCCCGCCGAAGAAGGCCGCCTGGTGACCTTCGGCATCGTGCCGACGGCCCCAGAAACTGGTTATGGCTACATCGAGGCCAGCGAACCCTTCTCCCTCGGTGGACCGGCCCATGTGCCGATCAAGCGCTTTGTGGAAAAGCCGGACCAGGCCACAGCAGAGCAGCTCCTAGCCACCGGACGTTTTACTTGGAACAGCGGCATGTTCCTGTTCCGCGCCAGCGCCATGCTGGCGGAACTGGAGCGTCTGGCCCCAGAGGTGGTGAGCTGCTGCCGAGCAGCCCTGGAGCAGGACACCGCCGACCTGGAATTCCATCGTCTGGAGCGGGAGGCCTTTGCCAAGTGCCCCAACGTGGCCATTGATGTGGCCGTGATGGAGAAAACAGAACTGGGCAGTGTGCTGCCGCTGGACGCGGGCTGGAGCGATGTGGGCAGCTGGAGTGCTCTCTGGGAAACCTCTGAGAACCGCGATTCCCAAGGGAATGTGGTGCAGGGCCACGTGATCGCCGAAGGCAGCCGCAACTGCTACTTGCGCAGCGAACACCGCTTGGTGGTGGGGCTGGGGGTTGAAAACCTCGTGGTGGTGGAAACCGACGACGCCGTGTTGATTGCGGATCGCTCCAAAGCTCAGGAGATCAAGACGGTGGTGAAGCAGCTGGAGGCAGCTGGCAGCCCCGAGGGCAAGGCCCACCGCAAGATCTATCGCCCCTGGGGCCATTACACGGGCGTCACCGAAGGAACCCGCTGGCAGGTGAAACGAATCTCGGTGAAACCCGGCGCAAGCCTCTCACTGCAGATGCACCACCACCGCGCCGAACACTGGGTGGTGGTGAAGGGCACAGCCCTGGTGGAGCGCGACGGCTCCGAGCAGCTGGTGGGGGAAAACCAGAGCACCTATATCCCGATGGGCTGCAAACACCGCCTCTCCAACCCTGGCCGGATCCCGGTGGAACTGATTGAAGTGCAGAGCGGCGAGTACCTCGGTGAAGACGACATCGTGCGCTTCCAGGACCGCTACGGCCGCAGCGACCTCAGCAGTAGTGATCTCAGCATGAATGCCAGCTGA
- the rimM gene encoding ribosome maturation factor RimM (Essential for efficient processing of 16S rRNA) codes for MAESDDWLSVGKIVGVQGLQGELRVNPASDFPERFTAPGPRWLRSCKGGGPTEIQLIKGRQLPGKSLFVVRFEGIDNRSAAEALVGQELLVSENDRPELEEGEFHLLDLMGLEARLTADGPAIGTVSDLISGGNDLLEITTSDGRKLLIPFVEAIVPEVKLEEGWLLLTPPPGLLEL; via the coding sequence ATGGCGGAGAGCGACGACTGGCTCAGCGTCGGCAAGATCGTGGGAGTCCAAGGGCTCCAAGGGGAACTACGGGTGAACCCCGCCAGTGATTTCCCCGAGCGCTTCACTGCACCCGGGCCCCGCTGGCTGCGGAGCTGCAAAGGTGGTGGACCCACGGAAATCCAGCTCATCAAAGGGCGGCAACTGCCGGGCAAGTCATTGTTTGTCGTGCGCTTCGAGGGAATCGACAACCGCAGCGCCGCCGAAGCCCTGGTGGGACAGGAACTGCTGGTGTCGGAGAACGATCGGCCCGAACTTGAAGAAGGTGAGTTCCACCTACTCGATCTGATGGGGCTGGAGGCACGGCTCACTGCCGATGGCCCCGCCATCGGCACGGTGAGCGACCTGATCAGTGGCGGCAACGATCTGCTGGAGATCACCACCAGCGATGGCCGCAAGCTGCTGATCCCCTTTGTGGAAGCGATCGTGCCGGAGGTGAAGCTCGAAGAGGGCTGGCTGCTGCTCACGCCGCCACCGGGCCTACTGGAGCTCTGA
- a CDS encoding NAD(P)H dehydrogenase subunit NdhS: MASAPAPILPGSTVTVADATSIYNGYTGFVQRISGDRAAVLFEGGNWDKLVTLRLKDLQPA; the protein is encoded by the coding sequence ATGGCGTCTGCACCCGCTCCGATCCTTCCCGGCTCGACCGTGACCGTGGCCGATGCCACCTCGATCTACAACGGTTACACCGGCTTCGTGCAGCGGATCAGCGGCGACCGTGCGGCCGTTCTGTTTGAAGGCGGCAACTGGGACAAGTTGGTGACCCTGCGCTTGAAAGACCTCCAGCCGGCCTGA
- a CDS encoding ion transporter, whose translation METDRSLRQRLQATVLEASTPAGKAYNAVIFGAILLSVLALLLEPDPLGNSALRQTNVLWIDLVQNLCLAVFAADFVLHLALVEKPRRYLFSFAGLIDASAVLFFFVPQVRSELLLWVFKFGRILRVFKLLKFIDEARVLGQALRGSARTIGVFLFFVVLLQVVLGYSIFVIESARPDSQFQTVGSGVYWAIVTMTTVGYGDVVPQTELGRLLASVVMMLGFGIIAIPTGILTVSGVQHHQQRGVELTCSSCGRQGHRKGALHCDACGASLPSRI comes from the coding sequence ATGGAAACGGACCGAAGCCTGCGACAACGCCTGCAGGCCACGGTGCTGGAAGCCAGCACACCTGCGGGTAAGGCCTACAACGCCGTCATCTTCGGCGCGATTCTTCTAAGTGTTCTGGCACTGCTGCTGGAGCCCGACCCCTTGGGTAACTCGGCCTTGCGCCAGACCAATGTGCTCTGGATCGATCTGGTGCAGAACCTCTGCCTTGCGGTGTTTGCGGCGGATTTTGTGCTGCACCTGGCCTTGGTGGAGAAGCCCCGCCGCTACCTGTTCAGCTTCGCCGGATTGATCGACGCGTCAGCGGTGCTGTTTTTCTTCGTGCCGCAGGTGCGCAGCGAGCTGCTGCTGTGGGTGTTCAAGTTCGGCCGCATCCTGCGGGTGTTCAAGCTGCTCAAGTTCATTGATGAGGCCCGCGTGCTCGGGCAGGCCCTGCGGGGCAGTGCCCGCACCATTGGCGTCTTCCTGTTCTTTGTTGTTCTGCTGCAGGTGGTGCTCGGTTACAGCATCTTCGTAATCGAAAGCGCACGGCCCGACTCCCAGTTCCAGACGGTGGGGAGCGGCGTTTACTGGGCGATCGTCACCATGACCACAGTTGGCTATGGAGACGTGGTGCCGCAGACGGAGCTGGGGCGGTTGCTGGCCTCGGTGGTGATGATGCTTGGTTTCGGCATCATTGCGATCCCCACCGGCATCCTGACGGTGTCAGGCGTGCAGCATCACCAGCAGCGCGGGGTGGAGCTGACCTGCAGCAGCTGCGGGCGCCAGGGCCATCGCAAGGGCGCCCTTCACTGCGATGCCTGCGGCGCGTCGCTGCCCTCCAGGATTTGA